DNA from Gemmatimonadota bacterium:
CCGCCGCCTGCGCGTCCGGCAGTGCTGGAGCGCAATCCCTATTATTGGAAGGTCGATTCCGATGGGAATCAACTGCCGTATATCGACCGCATGACCTTTGAGATTTTTGATCCCGAGACTATTAATCTCAAGGCGATCAACGGGGAAATAGGCATGCAGGGGCGGCACCTGCAGTTTCAGAATTATCCGCTGTTTATGGAGGGGAGAAAGAAGGGCGATTATCGGGTTGTGCATTGGGTCAATGGATCGGCGGGGTCAAATATTCTGGCGTTGAATTTGAATCATCGAGATCCGGAAATGAAGAGGATTATCGGGGATCACCGCTTTAGAAAAGCTCTGTCGCTCGCGCTGAATCGCGATGAATTAAATGAGGCGGATTATTTTGGGATTGGGAAGCCGAGGCAAGTTTGTCCGCCGCCATCGTCGCCGTTTTACGATGCGGATTACGAGCGCGCATATATTGAATACGATCCGGACCGCGCGAATGCACTGCTCGACGAGATGGGTTTGAAGCGCGGGAGAGGTGGCATGCGATTGCGGGCAGATGGCGCACCGATTAAGCTCTATATTGAGACGACGTCTCTGAATAATCGCATTCTGGAACTGGTGGCGAGTTATTGGACGGCGGTGGGGGTGCATTCAGAAGTCAAGGAAGAAGCGCGGCAGTTGTTTTACGAGCGCAAAAAGGGTTTGTTGCACGATGTTGGCGTGTGGGGCGGGTCAGATGAGCAGATCGCTGTTCTGGATCCGCGCTGGCTCGTGCCATTTAGCGATGAGTCGGTACACGCGGTGGATTATGCGCGCTGGTATCGCACGGAGAAAAAACGCGGCGAGGAACCCCCAAAAGATATGCGGCGGTGTATTGAGCTGTTTTGGGAGATTGAGAAGACGATTGACGAGGATGAACAGATCAGGCTTATGGGAGAAATTATCGATTTGAACCGAAAGAATCTGTGGGTTATCGGTACGGTGGGGGCATTGCCTTCGTTTTATCTGGTCAAAAATTCATTTCGCAATGTGCCCGAGGTCGCGATGTCCGGCTGGGCATTTCGCACGCCCGGGAATACGGCGGTTGAGTGTTATGCGATTGAGGAATAGACGAATAAGGAATTGTTCAAATTGGAGTGTCGTATGGCTTATAAAACACAATCGCGGGACACGAATCCCAGGGTAGAACGCCTGCTCATTGAAGCGTATCGGCGCATGACACCACACGAAAAAGCCGAAAAAATATCCCAACT
Protein-coding regions in this window:
- a CDS encoding ABC transporter substrate-binding protein, with the protein product MGIKVWIALIGVFASFVLLVQGMGYVAFYLSPRDPDAIQRASEFEAVMGSLVRAPKDGVVPVVQEDGGRDLEAVIADVEIPNRHPEATGAVHRVMEWSGRQFAEAPMLAQRVREGILPSVSERLPEDPLVIVPPQQNGPYGGTWTRFATGPRDVGIVEARFAYEGLVRWDAMAQEVIPNLAVRWEIADGGRSFTFYLRRGVRWSDGHPFTVDDLIFWYEDVLQDEEITPVVPRDFKRGGRVMGLEKVDDYTVRFTFLEPNGLFVVKLASGRGYEMLRYPAHYMKQFHPKYTSLEKLEAMSEAAGFDLWKQLFEDMRDWRNPDIPRLWPWIVVAPPPARPAVLERNPYYWKVDSDGNQLPYIDRMTFEIFDPETINLKAINGEIGMQGRHLQFQNYPLFMEGRKKGDYRVVHWVNGSAGSNILALNLNHRDPEMKRIIGDHRFRKALSLALNRDELNEADYFGIGKPRQVCPPPSSPFYDADYERAYIEYDPDRANALLDEMGLKRGRGGMRLRADGAPIKLYIETTSLNNRILELVASYWTAVGVHSEVKEEARQLFYERKKGLLHDVGVWGGSDEQIAVLDPRWLVPFSDESVHAVDYARWYRTEKKRGEEPPKDMRRCIELFWEIEKTIDEDEQIRLMGEIIDLNRKNLWVIGTVGALPSFYLVKNSFRNVPEVAMSGWAFRTPGNTAVECYAIEE